From Candidatus Gastranaerophilales bacterium, one genomic window encodes:
- a CDS encoding FprA family A-type flavoprotein, producing the protein MKFEKIKDGVFFAGLKDKERRLFDQLVPLPEGTTYNSYIVEGKDKIAIIDTMYPKKTDEYIKNLEENGIEKVDYIIANHGEQDHSGSLPKLIEKYPMAQIISNAKCKEIIKEMLLLPDEKITVIQDKDEIDLGGKTLQFIFAPWVHWPDTMFTYIKEDKLLCTCDFLGAHYTTGGMFADDSDELKVAAKRYYAEIIMPFRTFAAKHLKTVKEINPEMILPSHGPIYKNPEFIYNLYDEWTGSYLENSVLIPYVSMYESTEMMAKYLAKKLETAGIKPILFDTVSEDHGELAMLLVNVPTIILAASMVLAGPHPAMVTTAYLLSALRPKFKNLGIIGSFGWGGNLTGKLEDMFSLAKPHKFEYILTKGQPKEDTYAKLDELCNEIVSKHKELGLM; encoded by the coding sequence ATGAAATTTGAAAAAATTAAAGACGGAGTTTTTTTTGCCGGTTTAAAAGATAAAGAAAGAAGATTGTTTGACCAGCTTGTTCCGTTGCCGGAGGGTACAACTTATAATTCTTATATAGTTGAGGGGAAAGACAAAATTGCAATTATTGACACAATGTATCCCAAAAAGACAGATGAGTATATTAAAAATTTAGAAGAAAATGGTATTGAGAAGGTTGATTATATTATAGCTAACCATGGGGAACAGGACCATTCAGGTTCTTTGCCTAAGCTAATTGAAAAGTATCCGATGGCTCAAATCATATCCAATGCAAAATGCAAAGAAATAATAAAAGAAATGTTGTTGTTACCGGATGAAAAAATTACAGTAATTCAAGATAAAGATGAAATCGACTTGGGTGGAAAAACGCTTCAATTTATTTTCGCACCTTGGGTTCATTGGCCTGATACAATGTTTACGTATATAAAAGAAGATAAGTTGCTTTGTACTTGTGATTTTTTAGGTGCACATTATACGACAGGCGGAATGTTTGCTGATGATTCAGATGAATTAAAAGTCGCAGCCAAAAGATATTATGCGGAGATTATAATGCCGTTTAGGACGTTTGCAGCAAAACACTTAAAGACAGTGAAAGAAATTAATCCTGAGATGATTTTACCGAGCCATGGACCGATTTATAAAAATCCTGAATTTATTTATAATCTTTATGACGAATGGACGGGGAGTTATTTAGAAAATTCAGTGTTGATACCTTATGTTTCGATGTACGAAAGCACGGAGATGATGGCAAAATATTTAGCCAAAAAGCTAGAAACGGCAGGCATTAAGCCTATTTTGTTTGATACTGTTTCCGAAGATCATGGTGAACTGGCGATGTTGTTGGTTAATGTTCCGACGATTATTTTAGCGGCATCTATGGTCTTGGCGGGTCCTCATCCGGCAATGGTTACGACCGCTTATTTACTTTCAGCTTTAAGACCCAAGTTTAAAAATCTTGGAATTATAGGTTCTTTTGGTTGGGGGGGCAATTTAACAGGCAAATTAGAGGATATGTTCTCTTTGGCAAAGCCTCATAAATTCGAATATATATTGACAAAAGGACAACCTAAAGAGGATACTTATGCCAAACTTGATGAATTATGCAATGAAATTGTTTCAAAACACAAAGAACTCGGATTGATGTAA
- a CDS encoding type II secretion system protein, protein MHLIKEKNRKSAFTLAEVLITLVIIGVIAALTIPALLNNTNKEEYRTGLKKAASMLQQAANLEYAETGRNSESFTNSQDWYDNFFSKRFNIVSSMPSSNSKAVHSGAGESGNLTFYTADGMAFSINGADGGCAVIIDINGDKLPNEFTLSKDKLLDGYIITLENYNDATDKGTYGAMDIYPFGPSACIIGGDNAYDCVNISGGEDEDR, encoded by the coding sequence TTGCATTTAATTAAAGAAAAAAACCGTAAGAGTGCATTTACTTTAGCGGAAGTGTTGATTACATTAGTCATCATCGGTGTAATTGCGGCTTTAACAATTCCGGCACTTTTGAATAACACAAATAAAGAAGAATATAGAACAGGTTTGAAAAAAGCAGCCTCAATGCTTCAACAAGCAGCTAACCTTGAATATGCTGAAACAGGTCGTAACTCAGAATCCTTCACTAATTCGCAAGACTGGTATGACAACTTCTTCAGCAAAAGGTTCAATATCGTGAGCTCTATGCCCTCGTCTAACAGCAAAGCTGTCCACTCGGGAGCGGGAGAAAGTGGAAACCTAACATTCTATACAGCTGACGGTATGGCTTTTTCTATAAACGGAGCAGATGGCGGCTGTGCAGTAATTATTGATATAAATGGAGACAAGTTGCCTAACGAATTCACTCTATCAAAAGACAAACTACTAGACGGCTATATTATTACTCTAGAAAACTATAATGATGCAACAGATAAGGGTACCTATGGGGCTATGGATATATACCCTTTTGGACCTTCCGCTTGTATTATCGGTGGAGATAATGCTTATGATTGCGTCAATATCAGCGGCGGAGAAGACGAGGATAGATAA
- the nadD gene encoding nicotinate (nicotinamide) nucleotide adenylyltransferase — translation MRLCVYQGTFNPIHNAHLEVAQFVYENFNFDKLLFIPAFIPPHKHNYKFDGELAQHRYNMLNLALEDYPAFDLSDIEYRRNEPSYTYYTIQEIYYSMPIKEKISFIIGTDAFRNIDSWHQAYELKNMVDFILFVRDDNFDETEFLELKENGFNYQLAKMPYHNISSSEVRKRVKEGRKIHKLVPHEVANYIKEYGLYKD, via the coding sequence ATGAGACTTTGTGTCTATCAAGGCACTTTCAATCCTATTCATAATGCACATTTGGAAGTCGCTCAGTTCGTTTATGAAAATTTTAACTTTGATAAATTATTGTTTATTCCTGCGTTTATACCTCCGCATAAGCATAATTACAAATTTGACGGTGAGCTTGCCCAACATCGATATAATATGCTCAATTTAGCACTTGAGGATTATCCTGCGTTTGATTTAAGCGACATTGAATACAGAAGAAATGAACCTTCTTATACATATTACACTATTCAGGAAATTTATTATTCTATGCCTATCAAAGAAAAAATCAGCTTTATTATCGGAACTGACGCCTTCCGCAACATCGACTCTTGGCATCAAGCTTATGAATTAAAAAATATGGTTGATTTTATTCTGTTTGTTAGAGATGATAACTTTGACGAAACTGAATTTCTCGAATTGAAAGAAAACGGATTCAACTATCAACTCGCAAAAATGCCTTACCACAATATTTCATCCAGCGAGGTAAGAAAAAGAGTTAAAGAAGGTCGAAAAATACACAAACTTGTACCCCACGAAGTAGCTAATTATATAAAAGAATATGGTTTATACAAAGATTAA
- the pheT gene encoding phenylalanine--tRNA ligase subunit beta, producing the protein MQISLEWLNEFIDLSDVSAEQVAHELTMSGLEVEEIETIGPKFSNIITAKIVDIKQHPNADKLHLVDVNTGSSVKTVVCGGQNIEIGQIIPYASVGSKVLDRKTGEQFELTPATIRGIESQGMLCSQDELGLNKMQEEDGILILNHIYDDLQLGQPLENIVNIKEDKVLYIAPTANRGDEMSVIGVARELSSLFNKKMSFSKLEATQDFSTNDFSVEIKDEDVCKYYSAGLLKDVKIKPSPAWMQRRLEVSGIRAINNVVDITNYVLLEYGQPLHAFDMDKLDGYLCVRRAEEGEKIITLDGIERSTTNDTVLIADKDKGVCVGGVFGGENSEIDDNSKNIVLESAYFTPASNRKSARSIGYRSEACARFERGVDIESVKPALLRAMQLMVELADAKVDGIVETGKNELEPIEITLRFNQIKRILGCEIEPKRCIEILDKLGFELIGKNELAAKFRVPSFRINDVTREIDLIEEIARINGYDKIAPTLPRKTQSPEIREETKLLKKINDLFLGYGFDESITSSLIGEPILKQYGLNYDKDKAVCVMNPQSEDHTMLRQTVIANLLQTTKSNFDNGQKTVWLYEMGKVFFKENETTKIDSGVVESRMLSGVISGDIHNSLWIKNAGVDFYTLKGVIESLLGLLGLENRVKINPADDCSYLHPGRCAKLVLLGKTPKTVGYFGQLYPILKDKMKLQQDLFLFEINLEELLSAVSLHTVRYKKLPQFPSVQRDIAFAIKEDVSHEKISNVIKKSANNKLIKGSDLFDIYQGEHIEEGFKSLAFRITLQDESATLTDEVIEKEVTSIKAGLAKNFSDVKFR; encoded by the coding sequence ATGCAAATTTCGTTAGAGTGGTTAAATGAATTTATTGATTTGAGTGATGTTTCCGCTGAACAAGTGGCTCACGAACTCACTATGAGCGGTCTTGAAGTAGAAGAAATTGAAACAATAGGTCCTAAATTTTCAAATATAATCACGGCTAAAATAGTCGATATTAAACAACATCCAAATGCTGATAAATTACATCTTGTCGATGTAAACACAGGAAGCTCCGTTAAAACTGTCGTTTGCGGCGGTCAAAATATTGAAATAGGTCAAATTATCCCTTACGCTTCTGTCGGTTCTAAAGTTTTGGATAGAAAAACAGGCGAACAATTTGAACTTACACCTGCAACCATAAGAGGCATTGAATCTCAAGGTATGCTCTGCTCTCAAGACGAACTCGGGCTAAACAAAATGCAAGAAGAAGATGGCATTTTAATCTTAAACCACATATATGACGATTTACAATTGGGGCAACCTTTAGAAAATATTGTAAACATCAAGGAAGACAAAGTCCTTTATATCGCCCCTACTGCAAATAGAGGCGACGAAATGTCCGTAATCGGTGTTGCCAGAGAATTAAGCTCACTTTTTAACAAAAAAATGTCTTTTTCTAAACTTGAAGCAACTCAAGACTTTTCAACAAACGATTTTTCAGTAGAAATTAAAGACGAAGATGTTTGCAAATATTACTCTGCAGGTCTTTTAAAAGACGTAAAAATTAAACCTTCACCAGCATGGATGCAAAGAAGACTAGAAGTTTCCGGTATCAGAGCGATAAATAACGTAGTGGATATTACCAATTACGTTCTACTTGAATACGGACAACCCTTACACGCTTTCGATATGGACAAACTGGACGGCTATTTATGCGTAAGGCGTGCTGAAGAAGGCGAAAAAATCATCACTCTTGATGGCATCGAAAGAAGCACCACGAATGATACCGTGTTAATTGCGGACAAAGATAAAGGCGTTTGCGTCGGAGGCGTTTTCGGCGGTGAAAACAGCGAAATTGATGATAATTCTAAAAATATTGTCCTTGAATCTGCATACTTTACTCCTGCTTCTAACAGAAAATCCGCTCGTAGCATTGGATACAGAAGCGAAGCTTGTGCAAGATTTGAAAGAGGCGTCGATATAGAATCAGTGAAACCTGCTCTTTTGCGTGCTATGCAATTAATGGTTGAGCTCGCTGACGCCAAGGTCGACGGCATTGTTGAAACCGGCAAAAATGAGCTTGAACCAATCGAAATAACTTTAAGATTTAATCAAATAAAAAGAATTTTAGGTTGCGAAATAGAACCTAAAAGATGTATTGAAATTCTCGACAAACTTGGATTTGAATTAATCGGCAAAAATGAACTCGCTGCAAAATTTAGAGTTCCCAGTTTTAGAATTAATGATGTTACAAGAGAAATTGACTTAATAGAAGAAATTGCCCGCATAAACGGCTACGACAAGATTGCACCGACATTGCCACGCAAAACACAATCTCCTGAAATAAGAGAAGAAACTAAATTGTTGAAAAAAATCAATGATTTATTCTTGGGCTACGGATTTGACGAATCAATCACTTCTTCTTTAATCGGCGAACCGATATTGAAACAATATGGGCTTAACTACGACAAAGATAAAGCGGTTTGCGTTATGAATCCGCAATCCGAAGACCATACAATGCTAAGACAAACCGTTATTGCAAACTTATTGCAAACTACAAAATCAAATTTCGACAACGGTCAAAAAACAGTATGGCTATATGAAATGGGCAAAGTCTTTTTTAAAGAAAATGAAACAACCAAAATAGATTCTGGCGTTGTTGAATCAAGAATGTTGTCAGGAGTCATATCTGGTGATATTCACAACAGCTTGTGGATTAAAAATGCCGGCGTAGATTTCTATACATTAAAAGGTGTTATCGAAAGTTTACTCGGACTTTTGGGATTGGAAAACAGGGTTAAAATTAATCCTGCCGATGATTGCAGCTACCTTCACCCCGGAAGATGTGCAAAGCTTGTCTTATTAGGCAAAACGCCTAAAACTGTAGGATACTTCGGGCAACTTTACCCAATCTTAAAAGACAAAATGAAGCTTCAACAAGATTTATTCTTATTTGAAATCAATCTTGAAGAATTGTTATCAGCTGTATCTTTGCACACAGTCAGATATAAAAAATTGCCGCAATTCCCATCTGTACAAAGGGATATTGCTTTTGCTATCAAAGAAGATGTTTCGCATGAAAAAATATCTAACGTAATCAAAAAATCAGCTAACAACAAATTGATCAAGGGCAGCGACCTTTTCGACATCTACCAAGGCGAGCACATTGAAGAAGGATTCAAGAGTTTAGCATTCAGAATTACGCTCCAAGATGAATCGGCTACCCTCACCGATGAAGTCATTGAAAAAGAAGTAACCTCAATCAAAGCAGGACTCGCTAAAAACTTCTCTGATGTAAAATTCAGATAG
- the yqeK gene encoding bis(5'-nucleosyl)-tetraphosphatase (symmetrical) YqeK — protein MVYTKINTENILKWLNENLSEERFHHSLGAMDSAAILAEKFGKNVEKCKIAALLHDCAKCVPNDDLKELLLNKCSSYEECELINPKTWHAPVSAYYAKEIFGVEDNEILSAIRWHTLGKTDMSNFEMIIFLADKIEHNTREPEYREPIEKAIYKHNCLEKGMLKSFKLTIKSLMKRKLTICMQTVDVYNELIKKLY, from the coding sequence ATGGTTTATACAAAGATTAATACTGAAAATATTTTAAAATGGCTCAATGAAAATCTGTCAGAAGAACGGTTTCATCACTCTTTAGGTGCTATGGACAGTGCTGCAATTCTTGCTGAAAAATTTGGTAAAAATGTCGAAAAATGTAAAATCGCCGCTCTCCTACACGATTGTGCAAAATGTGTTCCAAATGATGATTTAAAAGAACTTTTGCTTAACAAATGCAGCAGCTACGAAGAATGTGAGCTTATCAACCCGAAAACTTGGCACGCTCCTGTCAGTGCATACTACGCCAAAGAAATCTTCGGAGTTGAAGATAATGAAATACTCTCCGCTATAAGATGGCACACGCTCGGCAAAACTGATATGTCAAACTTCGAGATGATTATTTTCTTAGCAGACAAAATAGAACACAACACTAGAGAGCCTGAGTACAGAGAACCTATCGAAAAAGCTATCTATAAGCATAACTGTCTTGAAAAAGGTATGTTGAAAAGTTTCAAACTCACAATAAAAAGTCTTATGAAACGCAAGTTGACTATTTGCATGCAAACAGTTGACGTGTATAACGAGCTAATCAAAAAACTATATTAA
- a CDS encoding flagellin, with protein sequence MAIVINTNTLALTAQNSLNKAQSSMTKALERLSTGYKINRAGDDAAGLSIATNLNTQIRGSQVAKDNIQQGVNVLSTTEGAIGSINDNITRIRELSLQAANGINSSDSTKAIIKEMTARLSEIDKTAQSTQFNGLKLLDGSITNLRLQVGANSDATENSITVTDVFSDCGTANLDIQLPADLQTYDSNEKAVTAAASYVDKLDKALTTLVAQRSAIGAYTNRLESNTENLNTTITNMQASKSTIMDADVATESSEFTKQSILQQASASLLAQANQVPAIALKLLG encoded by the coding sequence ATGGCAATTGTCATCAACACAAACACGTTAGCTCTTACAGCACAAAACTCTTTGAACAAGGCACAAAGTTCAATGACGAAAGCATTAGAGAGATTATCAACAGGATACAAAATTAACCGAGCAGGAGATGATGCAGCGGGTTTGTCAATTGCGACGAATTTAAACACACAAATCAGGGGTTCACAAGTAGCGAAGGATAACATACAACAAGGTGTAAACGTTTTATCAACAACAGAAGGAGCAATAGGTTCAATTAATGACAATATAACACGTATCAGAGAACTATCACTTCAAGCGGCAAACGGAATTAATTCATCAGATTCAACAAAAGCTATTATTAAGGAAATGACAGCAAGACTTTCTGAAATTGATAAAACCGCACAATCAACGCAATTTAACGGATTGAAGCTTTTGGACGGTTCAATAACGAATTTGAGATTACAAGTAGGTGCAAACTCAGATGCAACGGAGAACTCAATTACCGTTACAGACGTATTTTCTGATTGCGGAACTGCAAATTTGGATATTCAACTTCCTGCCGATTTACAAACATATGATAGCAACGAAAAAGCGGTAACCGCAGCTGCTTCATACGTAGACAAATTAGATAAAGCATTAACAACATTAGTTGCTCAAAGGTCAGCAATTGGTGCTTATACAAACAGATTAGAATCCAATACAGAAAATTTGAATACAACGATTACGAATATGCAAGCATCAAAGTCAACGATAATGGATGCAGATGTTGCAACAGAATCCTCAGAATTTACAAAGCAATCAATCTTGCAACAAGCGTCAG